A genomic window from Mobula hypostoma chromosome 14, sMobHyp1.1, whole genome shotgun sequence includes:
- the LOC134356391 gene encoding uncharacterized protein LOC134356391: MARLEGPNWVDELPWVLLGIRTAPKEDLHSSSAELVYGAPLVVPGEFIPAPRGQEEEPTAVLDRLRERLGNLAPIPTSQHGQSPTCVPEDLQNCLFVRRGGHRAPLQRPYEGPFKVIRNNGSTFVLDIGGREEVFTVDRLKPAHVDLAQPVQAQAPRRRGRPPKQRPIQNAVRAAGSPQPAPVWLRVCSRYRPEPDYVTRPEAAASGRLRGSEPERSKPGESGGIWADRGAVVVAVRDPAWGLRVMEGSRCIEGEG; the protein is encoded by the exons atggcccgcctggaggggcctaactgggtggacgaacttccctgggtcctgctcggaatccgcacggcgcccaaggaggatctacacagctcgtcggccgagttggtgtacggcgcgcccctggtcgtcccaggagagttcataccagccccaagggggcaagaggaagaacccacagcagtcctggacagactacgggagaggctcggtaacctggcccccatacccacttcacagcatggacagagcccgacctgcgtacccgaagacctgcagaactgtctttttgtacgacggggcggacaccgggcaccgctacagcggccctacgaggggccgtttaaggtgatcaggaacaacgggtccacgttcgtgctggacattggggggagagaggaggttttcacggtggaccgactcaaaccggcccatgtggacttggcgcagccggtccaggctcaggcaccacggcgcaggggcagacctcccaaacagaggccgatccaga ATGCTGTCAGAGCCGCTGGATCCCCTCAGCCTGCTCCCGTGTGGCTGCGCGTTTGCAGTCGTTACCGGCCGGAGCCCGACTACGTGACCCGACCGGAAGCAGCGGCCAGCGGGCGGCTGAGGGGAAGTGAGCCGGAGCGGAGCAAACCCGGTGAGTCTGGCGGCATCTGGGCAGACAGAGGGGCGGTCGTCGTTGCGGTTCGAGATCCTGCATGGGGACTGCGTGTGATGGAAGGGAGCCGCTGTATTGAAGGGGAGGGTTGA